Proteins from one Falco cherrug isolate bFalChe1 chromosome 7, bFalChe1.pri, whole genome shotgun sequence genomic window:
- the CNIH1 gene encoding protein cornichon homolog 1: MAFTFAAFCYMLALLLTAALIFFAIWHIIAFDELKTDYKNPIDQCNTLNPLVLPEYLIHAFFCVMFLCAAEWLTLGLNMPLLAYHIWRYMSRPVMSGPGLYDPTTIMNADILAYCQKEGWCKLAFYLLSFFYYLYGMIYVLVSS; encoded by the exons ATGGCTTTCACGTTCGCCGCCTTCTGTTACATGCTGGCGCTGCTGCTCACCGCCGCCCTCATCTTCTTCGCCATCTGGCAT attatAGCATTTGATGAACTGAAGACCGATTACAAGAATCCCATAGACCAATGTAATACACTCAATCCT cttgtACTTCCAGAGTACCTCATCCATGCATTCTTCTGTGTTATGTTTCTCTGTGCAGCAGAGTGGCTTACACTGGGTCTCAATATGCCTTTGTTGGCTTATCATATTTGGAG GTACATGAGTAGACCTGTGATGAGTGGCCCTGGTCTGTATGATCCTACAACCATCATGAATGCAGATATTTTAGCCTATTGCCAGAAAGAAGGATGGTGCAAATTAGCATTCTACCTTCTATCATTTTTTTACTACCTATATGG catgATTTATGTTCTGGTGAGCTCTTAA